From the Musa acuminata AAA Group cultivar baxijiao chromosome BXJ1-2, Cavendish_Baxijiao_AAA, whole genome shotgun sequence genome, one window contains:
- the LOC103976799 gene encoding chalcone isomerase-like protein 1, whose amino-acid sequence MQAEVGRKEEEEEEEEEKMEVEPKTGVSFPAKLPDGKQLCATGLRRRKLLAFGINFYAFGMYVHIDARLKELLKAKLGEAAEKPCKELYEAVIDGDVGIAVRLVIVFKGLTMSMVRKSFDEGLVGSLKKLTGGQKNEELIKKVMAAAKDGTKLPPGSVIEITRLPGQVLQAKVKDELVSKVESELLCRAYFHLYLGDDPFDKEAKERFGRTLVSSLSAP is encoded by the exons ATGCAAGCGGAAGTAggcaggaaggaggaggaggaggaggaggaggaggagaagatggaAGTGGAGCCCAAGACTGGAGTCTCGTTTCCTGCGAAGCTACCTGATGGGAAGCAGCTGTGTGCCACCGGGTTAAGGAGAAGGAAACTTCTGGCGTTCGGCATCAACTTCTACGCCTTCG GAATGTACGTCCACATTGATGCTCGGTTGAAGGAGCTTCTCAAGGCGAAGCTTGGCGAGGCCGCAGAGAAACCCTGTAAGGAACTGTACGAGGCAGTGATCGACGGCGACGTGGGCATCGCTGTGAGGCTGGTGATAGTGTTCAAAGGCCTCACCATGAGCATGGTGAGGAAGTCCTTTGATGAAGGCCTCGTTGGATCACTGAAGAAGCTCACCGGTGGGCAGAAGAACGAGGAGCTCATCAAGAA GGTCATGGCAGCAGCGAAAGATGGCACTAAACTGCCTCCTGGATCGGTCATCGAGATAACTCGGCTTCCTGGACAAGTGCTGCAGGCCAAGG TGAAAGATGAGCTGGTGAGCAAGGTGGAGAGTGAGTTGCTGTGCAGAGCTTACTTCCACTTGTATCTGGGTGATGATCCATTCGACAAGGAGGCTAAAGAGAGATTTGGAAGAACGCTGGTCTCTTCTCTTTCAGCTCCATAG
- the LOC135610347 gene encoding uncharacterized protein LOC135610347: protein MDVVLCDELVQEILQRLPASSAPSVSLVSKRWLSLLRSSTTSLSLRIPPNIVTATDATAGTGNSPSLSSILAYYPFLTNLTVISAREDADALLLSIAAAACSPRLAILRFLPASPLSPSALHSSAAAFASLTSLRIASLLPLSFCWLSSLPSLRSFSLVRSRPKRLPGCRREPPWQEAEEPPPPPAEEDEDDDVDQSTPVTLPLESLSLSGICAADRGLSWLWRRCAGLRWLQLRACEGTGDGPSSPAFPLCLPGLLGLELRTCRAIADRVLLHAAERCRALTSFLLYDGGSRDALRHFIHRRGAALRTLDLRLPLDLHNDHLFAIAADDHRGGTGAPSGSGHQLAALRLHSCCLVTGDGLRSLASSPAGAAIEELALVNCDVVEREPGLLTFLSQSMQRLRRLDLSHTETLTDKEVGSMLASCRNLVEIRLRGCGALTGASLISLLKHCGQQLEVVDITRCPGIVSDAIELLVMNACRLSQLMVEESKVTEAAMIWLSRKAIKIG, encoded by the coding sequence atggatgtgGTGTTATGCGACGAGCTGGTTCAGGAGATCCTGCAGCGGCTGCCTGCCTCCTCCGCCCCGTCCGTTTCCCTCGTCTCCAAGCGCTGGCTCTCGCTCCTCCGCTCCTCCACCACATCCCTCTCTCTCCGCATCCCCCCAAATATAGTTACTGCCACTGATGCTACTGCTGGTACTGGTAATTCACCATCGCTTTCCTCCATCCTTGCCTACTACCCTTTCCTCACCAACCTCACCGTCATCTCCGCTCGCGAAGACGCCGACGCCCTCCTCCtctccatcgccgccgccgcatGCTCCCCCCGCCTCGCCATCCTCCGCTTCCTCCCGGCCTCCCCCCTCTCCCCCTCCGCCCTCCACTCCTCAGCCGCCGCCTTCGCCAGCCTCACCTCCCTCCGGATCGCCTCTCTCCTCCCCCTATCCTTCTGCTGGCTCTCCTCCCTTCCCTCTCTCCGATCGTTCTCCCTCGTCCGCTCACGCCCCAAACGCCTCCCCGGCTGTCGGCGAGAACCGCCATGGCAAGAAGCGGaagagccgccgccgccgccggctgAAGAGGACGAGGACGACGATGTCGATCAGTCGACGCCCGTGACGCTGCCGCTTGAGAGCCTGTCCTTGTCCGGCATCTGCGCCGCCGACCGCGGTCTCTCCTGGCTGTGGCGCCGGTGCGCGGGACTCCGGTGGCTGCAGCTGCGCGCCTGCGAGGGGACCGGCGACGGCCCCTCATCCCCAGCCTTCCCCCTCTGCCTCCCCGGCCTCCTCGGCCTCGAGCTCCGCACCTGCCGCGCGATCGCCGACCGCGTCCTCCTCCATGCCGCCGAACGCTGCCGTGCCCTCACCTCTTTCCTCCTCTACGACGGCGGCAGCCGCGATGCCCTCCGCCACTTCATCCATCGTCGCGGTGCCGCACTTCGTACCCTCGACCTCCGCCTCCCGCTCGACCTTCATAACGACCACCTCTTCGCCATCGCTGCCGACGACCACCGTGGCGGTACCGGCGCGCCCAGCGGGTCCGGCCACCAGCTCGCCGCCCTACGCCTGCACAGCTGCTGCCTTGTCACGGGAGACGGGCTCCGCTCCCTCGCATCGTCCCCGGCTGGTGCGGCGATTGAGGAGCTCGCCCTGGTGAATTGTGATGTCGTGGAGCGGGAACCCGGGCTGCTCACCTTCCTCAGTCAGAGCATGCAGCGGCTGCGGAGGCTGGACTTGTCCCACACTGAGACGCTGACCGATAAGGAGGTGGGATCGATGCTTGCGTCTTGCAGGAATCTGGTGGAGATCAGATTAAGAGGGTGCGGAGCACTGACGGGTGCTTCTTTGATTTCCTTGCTTAAGCACTGCGGCCAGCAGTTGGAGGTGGTTGATATTACTCGGTGTCCGGGAATCGTCAGTGATGCTATTGAACTACTCGTCATGAATGCTTGCCGATTGAGTCAACTGATGGTGGAGGAGAGCAAAGTCACTGAAGCTGCTATGATTTGGCTGTCTCGAAAAGCAATTAAGATAGGTTGA